One region of Caldimonas thermodepolymerans genomic DNA includes:
- a CDS encoding ArsC family reductase: MIKLYGIPNCDTVKKARRWLDEHGVAYAFHDFKKQGVPEDRLDAWMAARGWEKLVNRQGTTWRKLDPAVQAGVTGPDSAKALMLAQPSVIKRPVVEAGPEVLVGFDEAAYAKLAG, encoded by the coding sequence ATGATCAAGCTCTACGGCATCCCCAACTGCGACACCGTCAAGAAGGCCCGCCGCTGGCTCGACGAGCACGGTGTGGCCTACGCCTTCCACGACTTCAAGAAGCAGGGCGTGCCCGAAGACCGGCTCGACGCCTGGATGGCCGCACGTGGCTGGGAGAAGCTGGTGAACCGCCAGGGCACGACCTGGCGCAAGCTGGACCCGGCCGTGCAGGCCGGCGTGACCGGCCCGGACAGCGCCAAGGCGCTGATGCTCGCGCAGCCGAGCGTGATCAAGCGCCCGGTGGTCGAAGCCGGCCCGGAGGTGCTGGTCGGCTTCGACGAGGCAGCCTACGCGAAGCTGGCCGGCTGA
- the acnB gene encoding bifunctional aconitate hydratase 2/2-methylisocitrate dehydratase, which yields MLQTYREHVAERAALGIPPLPLSAQQTSELIELIKNPPAGEEQFLLDLLTHRVPPGVDDAAKVKASFLSAVAHGDLQVALISRAKATELLGTMVGGYNVKPLIDLLDDAEVGTIAAEGLKKTLLMFDYFHDVAEKAKAGNANAKAVVQSWADAEWFTSRPAVPEKITVTVFKVPGETNTDDLSPAPDAWSRPDIPLHALAMLKNARPGAPFQPEEDGKRGPIGFIEELKKKGHQVAYVGDVVGTGSSRKSATNSVIWHTGQDIPYVPNKRFGGVTLGGKIAPIFFNTQEDSGSLPIEVDVSKLEMGDVIDIYPYAGKIEKNGEVVATFKLKSDVLLDEVRAGGRINLIIGRGLTAKAREFLGLPASTAFRLPVAPQDTGKGYTLAQKMVGRACGLPEGKGVRPGTYCEPRMTTVGSQDTTGPMTRDELKDLACLGFSADLVMQSFCHTAAYPKPVDVKMHRELPTFISTRGGVALRPGDGVIHSWLNRMLLPDTVGTGGDSHTRFPIGISFPAGSGLVAFAAATGVMPLDMPESVLVRFKGKMQPGITLRDLVHAIPLYAIKQGLLTVEKQGKKNVFSGRILEIEGLPDLKVEQAFELSDASAERSAAGCTVRLNKEPIIEYLNSNITLLKWMIANGYQDKRSLERRIRAMEEWLANPQLLEPDADAEYAAVIEIDLNEIKEPIVCCPNDPDDAKTLSEVQGAKIDEVFIGSCMTNIGHFRAASKLLEGKRDIPVKLWVAPPTKMDASELTKEGHYGVFGVAGARTEMPGCSLCMGNQAQVREGATVMSTSTRNFPNRLGKNTNVYLGSAELAAICSKLGRIPTVEEYHAEMGIINKDADKVYRYMNFDQIEEFAEVAKEVSV from the coding sequence ATGCTCCAAACCTATCGCGAACATGTCGCCGAGCGTGCCGCCCTCGGCATCCCGCCCCTGCCCCTGTCGGCCCAGCAGACCAGCGAGCTGATCGAGCTGATCAAGAACCCGCCGGCCGGCGAGGAGCAGTTCCTGCTGGACCTGCTGACCCACCGCGTGCCGCCGGGCGTGGACGACGCCGCGAAGGTCAAGGCCTCGTTCCTGTCGGCCGTGGCCCACGGCGACCTGCAGGTGGCGCTGATCTCGCGCGCCAAGGCCACCGAGCTGCTCGGCACCATGGTGGGCGGCTACAACGTCAAGCCGCTGATCGACCTGCTGGACGACGCCGAAGTCGGCACCATCGCCGCCGAGGGCCTGAAGAAGACCCTGCTGATGTTCGACTACTTCCACGACGTGGCGGAAAAGGCCAAGGCCGGCAACGCCAACGCCAAGGCCGTGGTGCAGTCCTGGGCCGACGCCGAGTGGTTCACCTCGCGCCCGGCGGTGCCCGAGAAGATCACCGTCACCGTCTTCAAGGTGCCCGGCGAGACCAACACCGACGACCTGTCGCCCGCCCCGGACGCCTGGTCGCGCCCCGACATCCCGCTGCACGCGCTGGCGATGCTGAAGAACGCGCGTCCCGGCGCGCCCTTCCAGCCCGAGGAAGACGGCAAGCGCGGCCCGATCGGCTTCATCGAGGAGCTGAAGAAGAAGGGGCACCAGGTCGCCTACGTCGGTGACGTGGTCGGCACCGGCTCGTCGCGCAAGTCCGCCACCAACAGCGTGATCTGGCACACCGGCCAGGACATCCCCTATGTGCCGAACAAGCGCTTCGGCGGTGTCACGCTGGGCGGCAAGATTGCCCCGATCTTCTTCAACACCCAGGAAGACTCCGGCTCGCTGCCGATCGAGGTCGACGTCTCGAAGCTCGAGATGGGCGACGTGATCGACATCTACCCCTATGCCGGCAAGATCGAGAAGAACGGCGAGGTCGTCGCGACCTTCAAGCTGAAGTCCGACGTGCTGCTCGACGAAGTGCGCGCCGGCGGCCGCATCAACCTGATCATCGGCCGCGGCCTGACCGCCAAGGCGCGCGAGTTCCTGGGCCTGCCCGCCTCCACTGCGTTCCGCCTGCCGGTCGCCCCGCAGGACACCGGCAAGGGCTACACGCTGGCGCAGAAGATGGTCGGCCGCGCCTGCGGCCTGCCCGAAGGCAAGGGCGTGCGCCCGGGCACCTACTGCGAGCCCAGGATGACCACCGTCGGCTCGCAGGACACCACCGGCCCGATGACCCGCGACGAGCTGAAGGACCTGGCCTGCCTGGGCTTCTCGGCCGACCTGGTGATGCAGTCGTTCTGCCACACCGCCGCGTATCCGAAGCCGGTGGACGTGAAGATGCACCGCGAGCTGCCGACGTTCATCAGCACCCGCGGCGGCGTCGCGCTGCGCCCGGGCGACGGCGTGATCCACTCCTGGCTGAACCGCATGCTGCTGCCCGACACCGTCGGCACCGGCGGCGACAGCCACACCCGCTTCCCGATCGGCATCTCGTTCCCGGCCGGCTCGGGCCTGGTGGCCTTCGCCGCGGCCACCGGCGTGATGCCGCTGGACATGCCGGAATCGGTGCTGGTGCGCTTCAAGGGCAAGATGCAGCCCGGCATCACGCTGCGTGACCTGGTGCACGCGATCCCGCTGTACGCGATCAAGCAGGGCCTGCTGACCGTCGAGAAGCAGGGCAAGAAAAACGTGTTCTCCGGCCGCATCCTGGAAATCGAAGGCCTGCCCGACCTGAAGGTCGAACAGGCGTTCGAGCTGTCGGATGCCTCCGCCGAGCGTTCGGCCGCCGGCTGCACGGTGCGCCTGAACAAGGAACCGATCATCGAGTACCTCAACAGCAACATCACGCTGCTGAAGTGGATGATCGCCAACGGCTACCAGGACAAGCGCAGCCTGGAGCGCCGCATCCGTGCGATGGAAGAGTGGCTGGCCAACCCGCAGCTGCTGGAGCCGGACGCGGACGCCGAGTACGCCGCGGTGATCGAGATCGACCTGAACGAGATCAAGGAACCGATCGTCTGCTGCCCGAACGACCCGGACGATGCCAAGACGCTGTCCGAAGTGCAGGGCGCCAAGATCGACGAGGTGTTCATCGGCTCGTGCATGACCAACATCGGCCACTTCCGTGCCGCCTCCAAGCTGCTGGAAGGCAAGCGCGACATCCCGGTCAAGCTGTGGGTGGCGCCGCCGACCAAGATGGACGCGTCCGAGCTGACCAAGGAAGGCCACTACGGCGTGTTCGGCGTCGCCGGTGCGCGCACCGAGATGCCGGGCTGCTCGCTGTGCATGGGCAACCAGGCACAGGTGCGCGAAGGCGCGACCGTGATGTCGACCTCGACCCGCAACTTCCCGAACCGCCTGGGCAAGAACACCAACGTGTACCTGGGCTCGGCCGAGCTGGCGGCGATCTGCTCCAAGCTGGGCCGCATCCCGACGGTCGAGGAGTACCACGCCGAGATGGGCATCATCAACAAGGATGCCGACAAGGTGTACCGCTACATGAACTTCGACCAGATCGAGGAGTTCGCCGAGGTCGCGAAGGAAGTGTCGGTCTGA
- the prpF gene encoding 2-methylaconitate cis-trans isomerase PrpF has translation MAHVPQIRIPATYMRGGTSKGVFFRLDDLPERCRVPGEPRDRLLLRVIGSPDPYGKQIDGMGAATSSTSKTVIVSKSTQPGHDVDYLFGQVSIDQPFVDWSGNCGNLSSAVGPFAIAAGLIDPSRIPRDGLCTVRIWQANIRKTIIAHVPVTDGQVQETGDFELDGVTFPAAEVQLEFLDPADEGEGDGGGAMFPTGQLVDDLEVPGIGTLKATMINAGIPTIFVNAKDIGYTGTELQEAINGDPKALAMFETIRAHGAVRMGLIGHVDEAAKRQHTPKIAFVAPPADYVASSGKPVRATDVDLLVRALSMGKLHHAMMGTVSVAIATAAAIPGTLVNLAAGGGEREQVRFGHPSGTLRVGAQARREPSGEWVVTKAVMSRSARVLMEGWVRVPGDAF, from the coding sequence ATGGCCCACGTACCCCAGATCCGCATCCCCGCCACCTACATGCGCGGCGGCACGAGCAAGGGCGTGTTCTTCCGCCTGGACGATCTGCCCGAGCGCTGCCGCGTGCCCGGCGAGCCCCGCGACCGGCTGCTGCTGCGCGTCATCGGCAGCCCGGACCCGTACGGCAAGCAGATCGACGGCATGGGCGCGGCCACCTCGAGCACCAGCAAGACGGTGATCGTCTCGAAGAGCACGCAGCCCGGCCATGACGTCGACTACCTGTTCGGCCAGGTGTCGATCGACCAGCCCTTCGTGGACTGGAGCGGCAACTGCGGCAACCTGTCGTCGGCGGTCGGGCCGTTCGCGATCGCGGCCGGCCTGATCGATCCCTCGCGCATCCCGCGCGACGGCCTCTGCACCGTGCGCATCTGGCAGGCCAACATCCGCAAGACCATCATCGCCCACGTGCCCGTCACCGACGGCCAGGTGCAGGAAACCGGCGACTTCGAACTCGACGGGGTCACCTTCCCCGCCGCCGAGGTGCAGCTGGAGTTCCTGGACCCGGCCGACGAGGGCGAAGGCGATGGCGGCGGCGCGATGTTCCCGACCGGGCAGCTGGTCGACGACCTCGAGGTGCCGGGCATCGGCACGCTCAAGGCCACGATGATCAACGCCGGCATCCCGACGATCTTCGTCAACGCGAAGGACATCGGCTACACCGGCACCGAGCTGCAGGAAGCGATCAACGGCGACCCGAAGGCGCTGGCGATGTTCGAGACCATCCGCGCGCACGGCGCGGTGCGCATGGGGCTGATCGGCCATGTCGACGAGGCCGCCAAGCGCCAGCACACGCCCAAGATCGCCTTCGTCGCGCCGCCGGCGGACTACGTCGCCTCCAGCGGCAAGCCGGTCAGGGCGACCGACGTCGACCTGCTGGTGCGCGCGCTGTCGATGGGCAAGCTGCACCATGCGATGATGGGCACGGTGTCGGTGGCGATCGCCACCGCCGCGGCCATCCCCGGCACGCTGGTGAACCTGGCGGCCGGCGGCGGCGAGCGCGAGCAGGTGCGCTTCGGCCACCCGTCCGGGACGCTGCGCGTCGGCGCACAGGCACGGCGCGAGCCGAGCGGCGAGTGGGTGGTCACCAAGGCGGTGATGAGCCGCAGCGCCCGGGTGCTGATGGAGGGCTGGGTGCGCGTGCCCGGCGACGCATTCTGA
- a CDS encoding thioredoxin fold domain-containing protein, producing the protein MNRRSFTLTAMALAAFGLAACNDKPAASSAAPAEAAAPVKKSAQEAYEAAQRAAGFSVGPVMAANTVYVFFDPACPHCAQLWANARPLHNQLKMVWIPLGWLRPSSGPQSATILAAEDPAAAMEENERLVLERKGGITANQGVSDEIKDKIKANTDLFNELGAESVPLIVYRHAQTGQYGMHSGAVDAATLRAMIGL; encoded by the coding sequence GTGAACCGTCGCTCCTTCACCCTGACCGCCATGGCCTTGGCCGCCTTCGGGCTGGCCGCCTGCAACGACAAGCCCGCTGCCAGCAGCGCCGCGCCGGCCGAGGCCGCCGCCCCTGTCAAGAAGTCGGCACAGGAAGCCTATGAAGCCGCCCAGCGGGCCGCCGGCTTCAGCGTCGGCCCGGTGATGGCCGCCAACACGGTGTACGTCTTCTTCGACCCGGCCTGCCCGCACTGCGCCCAGTTGTGGGCCAACGCACGCCCGCTGCACAACCAGCTGAAGATGGTGTGGATCCCGCTCGGCTGGCTGCGCCCCTCGTCGGGCCCGCAGAGTGCCACCATCCTCGCGGCCGAAGACCCCGCCGCGGCGATGGAGGAGAACGAGCGCCTGGTGCTCGAGCGCAAGGGCGGCATCACCGCCAACCAGGGCGTGTCCGACGAGATCAAGGACAAGATCAAGGCCAACACCGACCTGTTCAACGAGCTCGGCGCCGAAAGCGTGCCGCTGATCGTCTACCGGCACGCCCAGACCGGCCAGTACGGCATGCACTCGGGCGCGGTCGATGCGGCCACGCTGCGCGCGATGATCGGTCTCTGA
- a CDS encoding protocatechuate 3,4-dioxygenase codes for MHAPARLRRRLIAGTAAAIALPALVHHARAQPRLRPTPAQTEGPYYPVELPEDTDFDLLVRGTRRYTRGQPAWLDGRVLDTAGRPVRGATVEIWQCDHQGRYHHPGDGGRADPDFQGYGRVTVDAQGRYRFRTIRPVPYTGRTPHIHVKVRLGRRELLTTQVYVEGEPGNARDWLWRHLDEDGRRALTVPFRPGDGALQAHFPIVVEA; via the coding sequence ATGCATGCTCCTGCCCGCCTGCGCCGCCGCCTGATCGCCGGCACCGCGGCCGCCATCGCCCTGCCCGCGCTCGTGCACCATGCACGTGCCCAGCCGCGCCTGCGCCCGACGCCGGCGCAGACCGAAGGACCGTACTACCCGGTCGAGCTGCCCGAGGACACCGACTTCGACCTGCTGGTGCGGGGCACGCGGCGCTACACCCGCGGGCAGCCGGCCTGGCTGGACGGCCGGGTGCTCGACACCGCCGGGCGCCCGGTGCGCGGCGCGACGGTCGAGATCTGGCAGTGCGACCACCAGGGCCGCTACCACCACCCGGGCGACGGCGGACGCGCCGATCCGGACTTCCAGGGCTACGGGCGCGTGACGGTGGATGCCCAAGGGCGCTACCGCTTCCGCACCATCCGCCCGGTGCCCTACACCGGCCGCACGCCCCACATCCACGTCAAGGTGCGCCTGGGCCGGCGCGAGCTGCTGACCACGCAGGTGTACGTCGAGGGCGAGCCGGGCAATGCGCGCGACTGGCTGTGGCGCCATCTCGACGAAGACGGCCGGCGCGCCCTGACCGTGCCGTTTCGCCCCGGCGACGGTGCCCTGCAGGCGCACTTCCCGATCGTCGTCGAGGCCTGA
- the acnA gene encoding aconitate hydratase AcnA: protein MADAALKKASNKGAAAAHAFAKTLKTFKTASGKEGRFFSLPELAKQYPNVRKLPVSIRIVLESVLRNCDGKKVTPEHVEQLANWQPNAERVDEIPFIVARVVLQDFTGVPLLADLAAMRSVADKMGKNPKLIEPLVPVDLVVDHSVMIDHYGSKKALDLNMKLEFQRNRERYEFMKWGMQAFETFGVVPPGFGIVHQVNLEYLARGVHQRADGVYYPDTLVGTDSHTTMINGIGVVGWGVGGIEAEAGMLGQPVYFLTPDVVGFELTGRLREGVTATDLVLTITEILRREKVVGKFVEFFGEGTASLAVPDRATIGNMAPEYGATMGFFPVDEKTVEYFRGTGRSKREIEAFEAYFRAQGLFGVPRAGEIAYSKVVRLDLGTVAPSLAGPKRPQDRIEIGHMKSTFTELFSRPTAENGFNQPAEKLDQVYTTANGIELRNGDILIAAITSCTNTSNPGVMLAAGLLAKKAVEYGLKVRPHIKTSLAPGSRIVTQYLERSGLLPYLEKLGFSLAAYGCTTCIGNAGDLAPELNEAIVQNDLVCAAVLSGNRNFEARIHPNLKANFLASPPLVVAYAIAGNVMRDLMTEPVGKGKGGRDVYLGDIWPSSEEIYRLMKHAMDPKAYKENYDQVTRKPGKLWENIKGVTGDTYDWPTSTYIAEPPFFKDFALEPPAAPAAVRGARAMALFGDSITTDHISPAGSIKEDSPAGRWLKEHGVLKADFNSYGSRRGNHEVMMRGTFANVRIKNLMIPPRADGSREEGGWTLFQPGGEKMSIYDAAMKYIAQGTPTIVFGGEEYGTGSSRDWAAKGTQLLGIKAVIARSFERIHRSNLVGMGVLPLQFLGNDSWESLGIKGDEEFDILIGEDIRPQQDATLVIRRADGSEQRVTLRLRIDTPIEVDYYKHGGILPYVLRQLLV from the coding sequence ATGGCAGATGCTGCTCTGAAGAAAGCCTCCAACAAGGGCGCCGCTGCGGCGCACGCGTTCGCCAAGACCCTCAAGACCTTCAAGACCGCCTCCGGCAAGGAGGGCCGCTTCTTCTCCCTGCCCGAGCTGGCCAAGCAGTATCCCAACGTCAGGAAGCTTCCGGTCTCGATCCGCATCGTGCTGGAAAGCGTGCTGCGCAACTGCGACGGCAAGAAGGTCACGCCCGAGCACGTCGAGCAGCTGGCGAACTGGCAGCCCAACGCCGAGCGGGTCGACGAGATCCCCTTCATCGTCGCGCGCGTGGTGCTGCAGGACTTCACCGGCGTGCCGCTGCTGGCCGACTTGGCCGCGATGCGTTCGGTGGCCGACAAGATGGGCAAGAACCCCAAGCTGATCGAGCCGCTGGTGCCGGTGGACCTGGTGGTCGACCACTCGGTGATGATCGACCACTACGGCTCGAAGAAGGCGCTGGACCTGAACATGAAGCTCGAGTTCCAGCGCAACCGCGAGCGCTACGAGTTCATGAAGTGGGGCATGCAGGCGTTCGAGACCTTCGGCGTCGTGCCCCCGGGCTTCGGCATCGTGCACCAGGTCAACCTGGAATACCTGGCGCGCGGCGTGCACCAGCGCGCCGACGGCGTCTACTACCCTGACACGCTGGTCGGCACCGACAGCCACACCACGATGATCAACGGCATCGGCGTGGTCGGCTGGGGCGTGGGCGGCATCGAGGCCGAGGCGGGCATGCTGGGCCAGCCGGTGTACTTCCTGACGCCCGACGTGGTCGGCTTCGAGCTGACCGGGCGGCTGCGCGAGGGCGTCACCGCCACCGACCTGGTGCTCACGATCACCGAGATCCTGCGCCGCGAGAAGGTGGTCGGCAAGTTCGTCGAGTTCTTCGGCGAGGGCACCGCGTCGCTGGCCGTGCCCGACCGCGCGACGATCGGCAACATGGCGCCCGAGTACGGCGCGACCATGGGCTTCTTCCCGGTCGACGAGAAGACGGTCGAGTACTTCCGGGGCACCGGCCGCAGCAAGCGCGAGATCGAGGCCTTCGAGGCCTATTTCCGCGCCCAGGGGCTGTTCGGCGTGCCGCGCGCCGGCGAGATCGCCTACAGCAAGGTGGTGCGCCTGGACCTCGGCACGGTCGCGCCGAGCCTGGCCGGCCCGAAGCGTCCGCAGGACCGCATCGAGATCGGCCACATGAAGTCCACCTTCACCGAGCTGTTCAGCAGGCCCACGGCGGAGAACGGCTTCAACCAGCCGGCCGAGAAGCTGGACCAGGTCTACACGACCGCCAACGGCATCGAGCTGCGCAACGGCGACATCCTGATCGCCGCGATCACCTCCTGCACCAACACCTCCAATCCCGGCGTGATGCTGGCCGCGGGCCTGCTGGCCAAGAAGGCCGTCGAGTACGGGCTCAAGGTCAGGCCGCACATCAAGACCTCGCTCGCCCCGGGCTCGCGCATCGTCACGCAGTACCTGGAGCGCTCGGGGCTGCTGCCCTACCTCGAGAAGCTCGGCTTCAGCCTGGCGGCCTACGGCTGCACGACCTGCATCGGCAACGCCGGCGACCTGGCGCCCGAGCTGAACGAGGCGATCGTCCAGAACGACCTGGTGTGCGCGGCGGTGCTGTCGGGCAACCGCAACTTCGAGGCGCGCATCCACCCCAACCTGAAGGCCAACTTCCTGGCCTCGCCGCCGCTGGTGGTGGCCTATGCGATCGCCGGCAACGTCATGCGCGACCTGATGACCGAGCCGGTCGGCAAGGGCAAGGGCGGGCGCGACGTCTACCTGGGCGACATCTGGCCGAGCAGCGAGGAGATCTATCGCCTGATGAAGCACGCGATGGATCCCAAGGCCTACAAGGAGAACTACGACCAGGTCACGCGCAAGCCCGGCAAGCTGTGGGAGAACATCAAGGGCGTCACCGGCGACACCTACGACTGGCCCACGTCCACCTACATCGCCGAGCCGCCGTTCTTCAAGGACTTCGCGCTCGAGCCGCCTGCCGCGCCCGCCGCGGTCAGGGGCGCGCGCGCGATGGCGCTGTTCGGCGACTCGATCACCACCGACCACATCTCGCCGGCCGGCTCGATCAAGGAGGACTCGCCCGCCGGCCGCTGGCTGAAGGAACACGGCGTGCTCAAGGCCGACTTCAACAGCTACGGCTCGCGCCGCGGCAACCATGAGGTGATGATGCGCGGCACCTTCGCCAACGTGCGCATCAAGAACCTGATGATCCCGCCGCGCGCCGACGGCTCGCGCGAGGAAGGCGGCTGGACGCTGTTCCAGCCCGGTGGCGAGAAGATGTCGATCTACGACGCCGCGATGAAGTACATCGCGCAGGGCACCCCGACCATCGTGTTCGGCGGCGAGGAGTACGGCACCGGCTCGTCGCGCGACTGGGCGGCCAAGGGCACGCAGCTGCTGGGCATCAAGGCCGTGATCGCGCGCAGCTTCGAGCGCATCCACCGCTCCAACCTGGTCGGCATGGGCGTGCTGCCGCTGCAGTTCCTCGGCAACGACTCGTGGGAGTCGCTGGGCATCAAGGGCGACGAGGAGTTCGACATCCTCATCGGCGAGGACATCCGCCCGCAGCAGGACGCGACGCTGGTGATCCGCCGCGCCGACGGCTCCGAACAGCGCGTGACGCTGCGCCTGCGCATCGACACGCCGATCGAGGTCGACTACTACAAGCACGGCGGCATCCTGCCCTACGTGCTGCGCCAGCTGCTCGTCTGA